One window from the genome of Firmicutes bacterium CAG:345 encodes:
- a CDS encoding cytidine deaminase (product inferred by homology to UniProt) — MDNKWNELYIAAKTVLNPRKISEWMEAGGVSAAIESESGKIYTGVCIDGACSLGICAERNAIFNMITNGESKIKKVIAINYEGKALAPCGACRELMTQLMPNDYKEIEIMLDYENKRIDKLGQLTPEWWI, encoded by the coding sequence ATGGATAACAAATGGAATGAACTATATATAGCAGCTAAAACTGTACTAAATCCCAGAAAAATATCTGAATGGATGGAAGCTGGAGGAGTTTCTGCCGCCATCGAATCAGAATCAGGAAAAATCTATACAGGAGTTTGCATAGATGGAGCTTGTTCTTTAGGAATTTGCGCAGAAAGAAATGCAATATTTAATATGATCACTAATGGCGAAAGCAAAATTAAAAAAGTCATCGCTATAAACTATGAAGGTAAAGCCTTGGCCCCTTGTGGTGCTTGTCGTGAACTTATGACCCAACTTATGCCTAATGATTATAAAGAAATTGAAATAATGCTTGATTACGAAAATAAAAGAATAGATAAATTAGGGCAATTAACCCCTGAATGGTGGATTTAA
- a CDS encoding galactoside O-acetyltransferase (product inferred by homology to UniProt), which yields MTEWERMQKGLVYNDFDQDLFNKRVEDKKLFKAYNKTEDEEVDLRNKIMKQLFKNVGENVWIEPDFRCEFGKNITIGDNVYINFGCIILDCSEVTIGSHTLLGPNIGLYAANHSTDATERINGGCYGKPIHIGNNVWLGGDVKILQGVTIGDNTIIGAGSIVTKDIPDNVIAVGNPCKVIRKITEKDKTDYLERMGIK from the coding sequence ATGACTGAATGGGAAAGAATGCAAAAAGGATTAGTATATAACGACTTTGACCAAGATTTATTTAATAAAAGAGTTGAAGATAAAAAACTATTTAAAGCCTACAATAAAACTGAAGATGAAGAAGTTGATTTACGAAATAAAATCATGAAACAACTATTTAAAAATGTTGGCGAAAATGTTTGGATTGAACCTGATTTTAGATGTGAATTTGGCAAAAATATCACAATAGGTGATAATGTTTATATAAATTTTGGATGTATAATTTTAGATTGCTCAGAAGTAACTATTGGATCTCATACATTATTAGGACCTAATATCGGACTTTACGCTGCTAATCATTCTACCGATGCAACAGAAAGAATAAATGGTGGTTGCTATGGTAAGCCTATTCATATTGGTAATAATGTTTGGCTCGGTGGAGATGTCAAAATATTACAAGGAGTTACAATCGGTGATAACACAATAATTGGTGCTGGAAGTATAGTCACTAAAGATATTCCAGACAATGTTATCGCTGTTGGAAATCCCTGTAAAGTAATAAGAAAAATAACTGAAAAAGATAAAACGGATTATTTAGAAAGAATGGGAATTAAATAA
- a CDS encoding maltose O-acetyltransferase (product inferred by homology to UniProt), whose translation MTEKEKMLNQMMYDANYDKELIEERKKAKELCFQFNNTHPSDDEKQKEIMKQLLGKTDDNFCIIGPFWCDYGYNIEIGKNFFANHNIVILDCAKVTFGDNVFIAPNCGFYTAGHPIDYERRNKGLEYAYSIKVGNNMWIGGGVQVMPGVTIGNNVVIGGGSVVVKDIPSDSVAVGNPCKVIRKITEEDKKKCWDKL comes from the coding sequence ATGACAGAAAAAGAAAAAATGTTAAATCAAATGATGTATGATGCAAACTATGACAAAGAATTAATAGAAGAAAGAAAAAAAGCTAAAGAACTTTGTTTTCAATTCAATAATACTCATCCCTCTGATGATGAAAAGCAAAAAGAAATTATGAAACAATTATTAGGAAAAACAGATGATAATTTTTGTATTATTGGTCCCTTCTGGTGTGATTATGGTTATAACATAGAAATTGGAAAAAACTTTTTTGCTAATCATAATATAGTTATTTTGGATTGTGCAAAAGTTACTTTCGGAGATAATGTATTCATTGCACCAAATTGTGGATTTTATACCGCTGGCCATCCAATCGACTACGAACGTCGAAATAAAGGTTTGGAATATGCCTATTCAATTAAAGTTGGAAATAATATGTGGATTGGTGGAGGCGTACAAGTTATGCCAGGAGTAACAATTGGAAATAACGTTGTTATTGGCGGTGGTAGCGTTGTTGTTAAAGACATTCCAAGCGATTCAGTAGCAGTTGGAAATCCCTGTAAAGTTATTAGGAAAATTACTGAAGAAGATAAAAAGAAATGTTGGGATAAATTATAA